From Bacteroidota bacterium:
CGATAAAGAGCCTATCGGAACCGAGTTTCTAAAAGATAATAAATAATAGGAGACAACATAATGAGCAAAGCTATAGTCGCTACAACTTCGCTGGCAGGATGCTTCGGCTGCCACATGTCGTTACTTGACATTGACGAGAAGATCTTACAACTTATTGAGCTAGTTGAGTTCAATAAATCTCCTATTGATGACATAAAGACATTTACCAAAAGGTGTAATGTTGGTCTGATTGAAGGCGGATGCTGCAACAGCGAAAACATCGAAACACTGATTAAGTTCCGTGAGAACTGCGATATCCTGATTTCTGTTGGTGAATGTGCCATCATGGGCGGACTTCCCGCACTCAGGAACGGAATTCCCATCAAAGAATGTTTGGATGAAGCATACCTTGGCGGACCAACAACCGGTATCTGTAACCCCGACAACATCATGCCGAATGATGAAGAACTTCCGATGATTCTGGATAAAGTGTATCCTTGTCATGAAATTGTGAAGATTGATTATTTCCTACCGGGATG
This genomic window contains:
- a CDS encoding NADP oxidoreductase: MSKAIVATTSLAGCFGCHMSLLDIDEKILQLIELVEFNKSPIDDIKTFTKRCNVGLIEGGCCNSENIETLIKFRENCDILISVGECAIMGGLPALRNGIPIKECLDEAYLGGPTTGICNPDNIMPNDEELPMILDKVYPCHEIVKIDYFLPGCAPRAELIWEALYALLTGNEMNLPYEVIKFD